In Pomacea canaliculata isolate SZHN2017 linkage group LG12, ASM307304v1, whole genome shotgun sequence, a single genomic region encodes these proteins:
- the LOC112553379 gene encoding neural-cadherin-like: MESLYWGYVLQNNHPQQMVYAQADGSRGLTIESKLFQPDEPVTYSLLDSTGLPSADFAVDDDGLVINLHTIDYENPPAPLAQLEVRAVQAVGTVQLTSIASVFIRIGNIDIGPQFETPQYVTTVPEDTPVTTQILEVKARDYTNANAEISYSLNDAGNFSIVTEYRNGFYVGIISIEERLDYDRIPTHYYEFVVVAAVNGQPTSRTNSASVRVYVTNVNDEAPEFVHMPGKIFNISVNLQPGSVVTQFLAFDRDGDGVSYNFTGW; this comes from the exons ATGGAGTCCCTCTACTGGGGCTACGTCCTGCAGAACAACCACCCCCAGCAAAT GGTTTACGCACAAGCAGATGGTAGCAGGGGACTTACAATAGAGAGCAAGTTGTTCCAGCCTGATGAGCCAGTCACCTACAGCCTGCTGGACTCCACGGGCCTTCCCTCCGCTGACTTTGCGGTGGACGATGATGGACTTGTCATAAACCTACAT ACAATAGACTACGAGAACCCGCCAGCTCCTCTGGCACAGCTGGAGGTCAGAGCTGTGCAAGCTGTGGGGACTGTGCAGCTGACCAGCATTGCTTCC GTATTTATTCGGATTGGAAACATCGATATCGGCCCGCAATTCGAAACGCCTCAATACGTGACAACAGTGCCAGAGGACACGCCTGTAACCACACAGATATTAGAAG TGAAGGCTCGGGATTACACGAATGCCAACGCAGAGATCAGCTACAGTCTGAATGATGCAGGGAATTTCTCCATTGTGACTGAATATCGCAACGGCTTCTACGTGGGAATCATCTCGATAGAAGA GCGGCTGGACTACGACAGAATACCTACTCATTATTATGAATTTGTTGTGGTGGCTGCTGTTAACGGGCAGCCAACCTCCAGAACGAACTCAGCAAGTGTGCGCGTGTATGTCACCAATGTCAATGACGAGGCTCCTGAATTCGTCCACATGCCAGGCAAGATCTTCAACATCTCGGTGAATCTTCAGCCAGGCTCGGTGGTCACGCAGTTTCTGGCTTTTGACCGCGACGGAGACGGAGTGAGCTACAATTTTACCGGTTGGTAA